TGAATGAAAAAGGGGCAAGGGTAGTCTGCTCCTTGATCATCTCACTGTTGAAAGAAAAATACCCCGAATTCCCCTTTCTTGGTTTGAGATAGGAAAATTGACCCTCTATACTTTTCTCATTACCCATTTTCCTCTACGATAGAGCGAATATTGAAGCAGAGGAGTGAGTCGTTTGGAATCCAAAGCAATTGTACTCGACCGAAAGGATAACGTAGCAACCTGTATGCGAGGCGCCAGAGCAGGGCAGCGTGTCTCCTGTCTGGGGATTTGTGAGCAAATCGTTACCTGCGTCCAGGATATTCCCCCCTATCATAAGATTGCCCTGTATGCTATCTCCAAGGGACACCCAGTCTATAAATACGGGGAAGTCATTGGTTTGGCTACGGAAGATATTAGGCAAGGTGCTTGGGTGTCAGACGCCAATATACGAGGTGCCAGCAGGGATTATGAGACTGAGCTACTGTGAGAAAAGGTAAAGAGATGGAATTTTTAGGATATAAGCGAGCAGAAGGCAGAGCAGGGGTACGCAACCATGTCCTGATCCTTCCCACCTGTGGATGCAGCAGTGAGACTGCCCGCATTGTGGCAAGCCAAGTACAGGGGAGCATCAATGTGATCATCAATACCGGCTGTGCTGATGTAGAGGCCAATACTGAGCTGACTCAGCGAGTCCTAAGTGGCTTTGCACTTCACCCAAACGTGTATGCCGTGGTTATCATTGGGCTTGGATGTGAGACAGTCGGACATGAAGAGCTTCGCGTGAAACTGGAGACAGAGACAAGTAAACCCATTGTATCCTTCGGCATTCAGGAGGAAGGTGGCACAGCAAAGACCATTGCAAAAGCGGTCCCTGCGGCAAGGGCTCTTGTCAGCGAAGCCAGCGCACAATCCCGTGTTCCCTGTCCTATGAGTGACTTACTTCTCGGTCTTGAGTGTGGTGGAAGTGATGCCACCAGTGGTATTGCCGCCAATCCCGCACTCGGTGAAGTCTGTGACAAATTGATTGACCTGGGAGCTTCAACGATGCTCTCGGAAACCATTGAATTCATAGGTGCAGAGCACATACTTGCAAATCGGGCTATCAATAAGGAAGTGCATAACCAAATCATTCAGATCTGTCGAGACTATGAGGAGCACCTCTCTGCTGCCGGTCAGGATTGCCGGGCTGGACAACCTACTCCTGGCAATAAGGAAGGCGGCCTCTCCACCTTGGAAGAGAAGAGCCTAGGGTGTATCAAGAAGGGCGGAACCCGTCCTATCGTGGAAGTGCTCCAGGAAGGGGTACGGCCAACAAAGAGTGGATCCCTGATCATGGATACCCCGGGTTATGATGTAGCATCGGTAACCATGATGGTTGCAGGTGGTTGCCAGCTGGTTGCCTTCACTACCGGACGAGGAACTCCCACCGGTATTGCATTGGCCCCTGTCCTGAAGATTACCGGAAACCGTGAGACCTTCCACCACATGGAAGACAATATGGATGTCGATGTGAGTGGCATTACCGAGGGTGAATACTCCATCTCTGATGGCGCTGAGCGGATATTCGATGCAATAGCCGAGAGCGCAAACGGCAGAATGACCAAAGCTGAAGTCTATGGATTCAGCGATATCTGTATCGATCATATTTGCCGTTTCGTATAACAGAAGACCCTGATGGTGATCAAGTAACCTTAATGATGATGCTTTTTACTGCAAGAGGAGGTTTATCAGATCCTCCTGGGGGGACCAAGAACACCTCTACAATATGCATTCCAGGTGTCAACACCGAGCCAGGTATCATGGTCTCAAACGGTGATCGCAAATATTGGCTGTTCTCTCCTCCCACTACTTCGCCTTGGTGACGAAGCACCAGATTCACCCCATGCTGGTTTGTTGCCTCATCATTGAAGGTGAGTGAAAGGGGAACCGATGTTCCCTTTGCTACTTCAATCGAATTTGAGGCAGGAGCAACCAGGCAAAGGTTCCAATCAACTCCTGAAGCGTCGAAAGGTTCAACCTTGACCGTGAATGCAATAGTATCTAAGGGAATATCGCCTGGTTCCATCAGGCTATAGGAGAAGGTATGCTCTCCTAAAGGCAGTTCATCCGTGGAAATCCAGTCATAATAGGGTGAAGAGAGCCCTGCTGAGTCGTAACTCATTCCATAGAACTCATCATCAAGCTGTGTGAGCATCCAAGCCCCCATCTGGTTTGCTGCGTAGGCATCAAACTCCAGGGTAACGGAGATACCCTCTCCTTCTATAATCTGGAAGGAGTCTTCCTCAGGCTCTACCTTGGTGAGAGTCCAATCGACACTACTTGGGTCAAAAGGTGGCTCTTCCTCAACAATCACTTCTCCCAGAGGGATACTATAACTGTACTCAAGAGAAAGAATTTCTCCTTGCTCATTAGTCCTGACAATAAACCCCATACCCTCCCCAAACCATTCTTGACGGATGAAGAGCCAAGTGTTTCCCTGCCCTGTATGATATTTCTCTGGAGCATTGTCATCGAGCAGTACATCCAAGGCCTGTTCAAAAAGAGAGGCTTGTTCACCACCAGAGAGAGTGAATGATGGATTCATATCCTCAATGACTACCGTTTCTCCCAAGGCCGCTTCAATGCTTCCAAACAGGTAGACCTCTTCTTCTTCTGGTGTATAGGCGTAGATGGTCAGGGTCGATGAGTATTGATATCCATCAGCATCCATCTCTTCTGTAGTAATCCATGCCTCGATCCAGTTGCCATTCCATATCTGTGGGAGGATGGGGTTCTCAAGAGATTGTGCTTCCAGTGTGTAGGAGA
The sequence above is drawn from the uncultured Sphaerochaeta sp. genome and encodes:
- a CDS encoding UxaA family hydrolase; translated protein: MESKAIVLDRKDNVATCMRGARAGQRVSCLGICEQIVTCVQDIPPYHKIALYAISKGHPVYKYGEVIGLATEDIRQGAWVSDANIRGASRDYETELL
- a CDS encoding UxaA family hydrolase, translating into MRKGKEMEFLGYKRAEGRAGVRNHVLILPTCGCSSETARIVASQVQGSINVIINTGCADVEANTELTQRVLSGFALHPNVYAVVIIGLGCETVGHEELRVKLETETSKPIVSFGIQEEGGTAKTIAKAVPAARALVSEASAQSRVPCPMSDLLLGLECGGSDATSGIAANPALGEVCDKLIDLGASTMLSETIEFIGAEHILANRAINKEVHNQIIQICRDYEEHLSAAGQDCRAGQPTPGNKEGGLSTLEEKSLGCIKKGGTRPIVEVLQEGVRPTKSGSLIMDTPGYDVASVTMMVAGGCQLVAFTTGRGTPTGIALAPVLKITGNRETFHHMEDNMDVDVSGITEGEYSISDGAERIFDAIAESANGRMTKAEVYGFSDICIDHICRFV